Proteins encoded together in one candidate division WOR-3 bacterium window:
- a CDS encoding tetratricopeptide repeat protein, whose protein sequence is MRQNRKTRRGAAGVVLFLPLILFSAPLFAQDGFKGQMLEQAGQLEQAWTVYKTTLEKNPEDRQALLGVVRVSRQLGRFDSLLSILQKVEGVVPDNAEVTLGIIEALLGLKRKSAARERAQRFFEKWPGRVMELVEAILRGGEKGWAAQYLEERLRRDGFRVEYTEKLLEIYEMQGRFVTAAEKLVDIVNYEPRRFNKFVDRLGSYGRSGEVKRVLNVLSKIKDETIRLRAQAEVALGAGDELGAVRIIQNSLNRGEMVNFARGCEKRGALRAALAIYQEQKLGADAARVLRKMGRIDEALALLSQDTSVAARFEYAEYARLEKRDFKSAVQGYRAVLKKKPDYRAALLGLAAALVGLRQLDSAQQVLRKITAPDDSVLFLQAKILFYQGKFDSVRAIVREINARFPQSLLANDALELGMLTLSGERGLELARAMLDLDAGAVEISLKQAQGLMRGNDAVAQDAFFLVSQIYRQEGNYRAALTVLDSLLVRFPKGERAARALLEQAEIYRQGLKDESRFRATIERLIMEFPGSPYASLGRNLLRKATTDFAPGAVR, encoded by the coding sequence ATGAGGCAGAACCGGAAGACAAGGCGTGGGGCGGCAGGAGTCGTTCTTTTTTTGCCGTTAATTCTTTTCTCAGCACCGTTGTTTGCACAGGATGGGTTTAAGGGTCAAATGCTGGAACAGGCGGGGCAGTTGGAGCAGGCATGGACGGTTTACAAAACGACACTGGAGAAAAATCCCGAGGACCGGCAGGCGCTTCTGGGTGTGGTGCGGGTAAGCCGCCAGCTGGGCAGATTTGACTCCCTGCTTTCAATTTTACAGAAAGTAGAAGGGGTTGTGCCCGATAACGCAGAAGTGACATTGGGAATAATTGAGGCACTTCTGGGCTTAAAAAGGAAGAGTGCGGCGCGGGAGCGGGCGCAGAGATTTTTCGAGAAATGGCCCGGACGGGTTATGGAACTGGTGGAAGCAATCCTGCGGGGTGGTGAAAAGGGGTGGGCGGCGCAGTATCTTGAAGAGCGATTGCGGCGCGATGGGTTTAGAGTTGAGTACACCGAGAAGTTATTGGAAATATATGAAATGCAAGGCAGGTTTGTTACGGCGGCAGAAAAGTTGGTTGATATTGTCAATTATGAGCCGCGAAGGTTTAATAAATTTGTTGACCGGCTGGGTAGTTATGGAAGGAGTGGTGAGGTTAAAAGGGTGCTGAATGTTTTAAGTAAAATCAAAGACGAGACGATTCGATTAAGGGCGCAGGCGGAGGTTGCGCTTGGTGCGGGCGATGAGCTGGGTGCGGTGCGAATAATCCAGAACAGTTTGAACCGTGGTGAAATGGTTAATTTTGCCCGGGGATGCGAAAAGAGAGGGGCGTTGCGTGCCGCACTGGCGATTTACCAGGAGCAGAAGTTGGGTGCCGATGCCGCAAGAGTCCTGCGAAAGATGGGTAGGATTGATGAGGCGCTGGCACTTCTATCTCAAGACACCAGTGTTGCGGCGCGGTTTGAATACGCCGAGTACGCCCGGTTGGAAAAGAGGGATTTTAAAAGTGCGGTTCAAGGATATCGCGCTGTCTTGAAGAAAAAGCCCGATTATCGAGCGGCGCTTTTAGGACTCGCCGCAGCGCTCGTCGGTTTGCGGCAACTGGACAGCGCCCAGCAGGTGCTAAGAAAAATCACTGCGCCTGATGACAGTGTACTGTTTCTGCAGGCAAAGATACTTTTTTATCAAGGTAAGTTTGACTCGGTACGGGCAATCGTCAGGGAGATTAACGCTCGATTTCCGCAAAGTTTGCTGGCGAATGATGCCCTGGAACTGGGGATGCTTACATTGAGTGGCGAGCGGGGTTTAGAACTTGCCCGGGCGATGCTTGACCTTGATGCTGGTGCGGTCGAGATAAGCCTAAAACAGGCACAGGGGTTGATGCGGGGAAACGACGCGGTGGCACAGGATGCTTTCTTTCTTGTATCACAGATTTATCGCCAGGAAGGAAACTACCGCGCGGCGCTAACAGTTCTCGACTCTTTGCTTGTCCGATTTCCCAAAGGGGAACGGGCAGCGCGGGCGCTCCTTGAGCAGGCAGAAATTTACCGCCAGGGTTTGAAAGATGAAAGTCGATTTCGGGCAACTATCGAGCGACTCATTATGGAATTTCCCGGTTCACCTTATGCGTCACTGGGGCGCAATTTGCTTCGGAAAGCAACTACGGATTTTGCTCCCGGCGCAGTGCGGTAA
- a CDS encoding DNA recombination protein RmuC, producing MVFVYIAAALALIISIVVLFLNLSRSRAPAGELHLLLQQLEALRQQQIQALDNNTQLLNQRLSEINRLLAENTGQINSRLDNAARMVSDVSRALGELSQASQQIYEIGKNIASLQEILRAPKPRGVLGELFLGNLLQEMVPNNYELQYRFRSGVKVDAVVRLGQRLVPIDAKFPLENFQRLLTAPDDNSRRSLRKQFLNDIKKHIDSIADKYILPDEGTFDFALMYIPAENVYYETIVANPTEEKETILDYAFSRRVIPVSPGTIYAYLQTLILGLRGLEIDRKAIEILDHLNRLQAEISRFRDKFETIGSHLTNAHNRYEEAARELVRLTEKVAINIDEKISTGGQK from the coding sequence GTGGTCTTTGTTTACATCGCCGCTGCCCTTGCCCTGATAATTAGCATCGTGGTTCTATTCCTCAATCTCAGCCGTTCCCGTGCACCCGCCGGTGAACTGCATTTACTCCTCCAGCAGTTGGAGGCACTGCGCCAGCAACAGATTCAGGCGCTTGACAACAACACCCAGCTCCTGAATCAGCGCTTGAGCGAAATCAACCGGCTTCTTGCCGAAAACACCGGGCAGATTAACAGCCGGCTCGACAACGCCGCTCGAATGGTAAGTGATGTTTCTCGTGCCCTGGGCGAACTTTCGCAGGCATCCCAGCAGATTTACGAAATCGGGAAAAACATCGCCTCCTTACAGGAAATCTTGCGTGCCCCAAAACCGCGTGGTGTCCTCGGTGAACTATTTCTCGGCAACTTGCTCCAGGAGATGGTCCCAAACAACTACGAACTACAATACCGGTTTCGCTCTGGTGTCAAAGTCGATGCGGTTGTCCGGCTTGGTCAACGACTTGTACCGATTGATGCCAAATTTCCCCTGGAAAACTTCCAGCGTCTGCTCACTGCACCCGACGACAACAGCCGGCGCAGTTTACGGAAACAGTTCCTGAACGACATCAAAAAACACATCGACAGCATCGCTGACAAGTACATCCTGCCCGATGAAGGGACATTTGACTTTGCTTTGATGTACATCCCGGCAGAAAATGTGTACTACGAAACAATTGTCGCCAATCCCACCGAAGAAAAAGAGACCATACTAGATTACGCCTTTTCCCGTCGGGTAATTCCGGTTTCCCCGGGAACAATCTACGCCTATCTCCAGACTCTCATCCTCGGATTGCGGGGGCTGGAAATCGACCGCAAAGCGATTGAAATCCTTGACCACCTCAACCGGCTCCAGGCAGAAATCAGCCGGTTCCGGGACAAGTTTGAGACCATCGGTTCCCATTTAACCAACGCCCACAATCGTTATGAGGAAGCAGCCCGGGAACTGGTGCGTCTTACAGAAAAGGTTGCAATAAACATCGATGAAAAGATTAGCACAGGAGGTCAAAAATGA
- a CDS encoding ribonuclease HII codes for MKNLDRKLWRNNHLVCGVDEVGRGALAGPVVAAAVVFPPNTRIPGVRDSKILTPATRKYLANIIKRCALGWAIGAAGHRFIDRYNIAQATFYAMRRAVLQIHCRLLKKGITDEMLVIADGWKIPDLPLPCQGVIDGDNQSLSIASASIVAKVYRDELMEKFDQRFPGYGFAQHKGYGTPHHIAAIKQLGIASIHRRTFEPIRTLIQNSQDLL; via the coding sequence GTGAAAAATCTCGACCGCAAACTGTGGCGCAATAACCACCTGGTCTGTGGCGTTGACGAGGTGGGAAGAGGCGCCCTTGCAGGACCGGTGGTTGCGGCGGCAGTGGTTTTTCCCCCGAATACCAGAATCCCTGGAGTCCGCGATTCCAAAATTCTAACACCAGCGACAAGAAAGTATCTGGCAAACATCATAAAACGCTGTGCCCTTGGCTGGGCGATTGGTGCGGCTGGACATCGCTTCATCGACCGTTACAACATCGCCCAGGCAACATTTTATGCGATGCGCCGGGCCGTACTGCAAATCCACTGTCGGCTGTTAAAAAAGGGTATTACAGACGAAATGTTAGTCATCGCCGATGGCTGGAAAATTCCTGATTTGCCTCTCCCCTGTCAGGGCGTAATTGACGGTGACAATCAAAGCCTTTCCATCGCCAGTGCCTCAATCGTCGCCAAGGTGTACCGTGATGAACTGATGGAAAAATTTGACCAGAGGTTCCCGGGCTATGGTTTTGCCCAGCATAAAGGATATGGAACCCCCCATCACATCGCGGCAATCAAACAGCTGGGCATTGCATCTATTCACCGCCGCACCTTTGAACCCATCAGAACGCTGATTCAAAACTCCCAGGATTTATTATGA
- the rpsP gene encoding 30S ribosomal protein S16 has translation MVKIRLTRLGARNKPAYRVVAIDSRRARDSKYLEALGHYDPRRKILKLNLERVDYWLSRGAQPSNTVDRLIKRYRKMVPVSPVPEEGGTGAESDPVRPTEPTN, from the coding sequence TTGGTCAAAATTCGACTTACGCGTCTGGGTGCTCGTAATAAGCCGGCCTATCGAGTGGTCGCGATTGACTCGCGACGGGCACGCGACAGCAAGTACCTCGAAGCGCTGGGACATTACGACCCGCGCCGGAAAATACTGAAACTTAATCTTGAGCGGGTGGACTACTGGCTATCCAGAGGAGCCCAACCCTCTAATACCGTTGACCGATTAATAAAACGTTATCGGAAAATGGTTCCGGTTTCCCCGGTTCCAGAAGAGGGTGGAACTGGTGCGGAATCGGACCCTGTCCGGCCTACAGAACCTACAAACTAA
- a CDS encoding YifB family Mg chelatase-like AAA ATPase: MLATVLSSAVFGVDGFLVSVETDVAPGLPAFNIVGLPDTAVKESQHRVQAAIKNSGLFFPNRRITVNLAPADIKKEGPSFDLPIALGILAAAGTISPAALDGYVILGELSLNGTLRPVRGTVAMALAARAAKVKGLLVPEGNALEAALVPDLPVYPLNSLVQTVNFLKGVDTLTPVKTDAEKLFARAAISDVDFAEVYGHAHAKRALEIAAAGGHNVLMLGPPGSGKTMLARRLPTILPPLTLEEALEATKVHSVAGTLPEGIPIVANRPFRSPHHNISESGLIGGGAVPRPGEVSLAHNGVLFLDELPEFHRDALEALRQPLEDGEVTIGRARSTITFPARFMLVCALNPCPCGFLGDPRHTCTCTPLKIRRYRSRISGPLLDRIDIHIEVPALKYTEIASRRPTEDSATIRQRVTQARAIQGQRFNALNLRRKIYANAQMTPSLIKRFCPITPQGEEILRAAIDRLGLSTRAYHRILKVARTIADLEKSETIQPSHLTEAVQYRSFDRNVF; the protein is encoded by the coding sequence ATGCTTGCCACCGTTCTTTCCAGTGCCGTCTTCGGGGTTGACGGGTTCTTGGTTTCGGTGGAAACCGATGTCGCACCTGGTCTTCCTGCCTTCAACATCGTCGGTTTACCGGACACGGCAGTTAAAGAGTCGCAACACCGGGTTCAGGCGGCAATCAAAAACTCCGGACTTTTCTTTCCCAATCGGCGCATCACTGTAAACCTTGCGCCCGCCGACATCAAAAAGGAAGGGCCGTCTTTTGATTTGCCTATTGCCCTTGGAATCCTTGCCGCCGCCGGTACGATTTCCCCGGCCGCCCTTGATGGCTATGTTATTTTAGGCGAACTTTCCCTTAACGGTACCTTACGCCCGGTTCGCGGTACAGTAGCAATGGCGCTTGCCGCCCGGGCGGCAAAAGTCAAAGGCCTTTTGGTGCCGGAAGGGAATGCGCTCGAAGCTGCGCTTGTTCCTGACCTGCCAGTTTACCCGCTCAACTCCCTTGTTCAGACCGTCAATTTTCTAAAAGGGGTTGACACCTTAACACCAGTTAAAACCGATGCTGAGAAACTCTTCGCCCGTGCCGCAATATCGGATGTTGACTTCGCCGAAGTTTACGGTCATGCCCATGCGAAACGGGCACTGGAAATCGCTGCCGCCGGTGGCCACAATGTGTTGATGCTCGGACCACCCGGCAGCGGTAAAACGATGCTTGCCCGGCGACTGCCAACCATCCTGCCGCCGCTGACGCTGGAAGAAGCGCTGGAAGCGACCAAGGTTCATTCGGTTGCCGGCACATTACCGGAAGGCATTCCGATTGTTGCCAACCGACCCTTTCGTTCCCCGCATCACAACATCTCAGAATCGGGTTTAATTGGTGGCGGTGCCGTACCCCGCCCCGGAGAGGTATCTCTTGCCCACAACGGTGTTTTGTTTCTTGATGAACTGCCCGAGTTTCACCGTGATGCCCTGGAAGCGCTCCGCCAGCCTCTGGAAGACGGCGAAGTAACCATCGGTCGGGCGCGTTCCACCATCACCTTTCCCGCACGCTTTATGCTCGTCTGTGCCCTGAACCCCTGCCCCTGTGGTTTTCTTGGTGACCCGCGCCACACCTGTACCTGCACGCCGTTGAAAATTCGGCGTTATCGCAGCCGTATCTCCGGCCCGCTTCTTGACCGCATTGACATCCACATCGAAGTCCCGGCATTAAAATACACCGAGATTGCCAGCCGGCGTCCAACCGAAGATTCGGCAACAATCCGGCAACGGGTCACCCAGGCTCGCGCCATCCAGGGACAAAGATTCAACGCCCTTAATCTGCGCCGTAAAATCTATGCCAACGCCCAGATGACACCATCCCTCATCAAGCGCTTTTGTCCTATAACCCCTCAGGGAGAAGAAATTCTCCGTGCTGCCATTGACCGCCTCGGTCTATCGACCCGGGCATATCATCGGATATTAAAGGTGGCGCGCACCATCGCCGACCTAGAAAAGTCGGAAACAATCCAGCCCAGTCACCTTACTGAGGCAGTACAGTATCGAAGTTTTGACCGTAATGTTTTTTAA
- a CDS encoding cation diffusion facilitator family transporter — MTDTALLVQQKAERRITVIGMLVNIVLIAGKLFAGVIGNSSAIIADGLHSFSDLASDIAVLWGIRAAKRPPDYDHHYGHLRYETITALGVGILLVVAALFIAYEALVTISQRPAALRNWFPFYIALLSIVLKETLYWLTRAIGKRYHNQALIANAWHHRSDAFSSIAAAAGILGALLGGEKWSFLDHLTAVLLSAFLVYIGIRIIRDSLHKLSDRAPDQQTLTKIRAAISAIPGVKSFHAFRARSAGSGNKIEMDVHVLVDPTITVQAGHEIATRVEEQIKLANPEVTSIVVHIEPEQRDEAN; from the coding sequence ATGACTGATACCGCTCTTCTTGTTCAGCAAAAAGCCGAGCGCCGGATAACTGTTATCGGAATGCTAGTCAACATCGTCCTTATCGCCGGCAAACTTTTCGCCGGTGTTATAGGTAACTCCAGCGCGATAATCGCCGATGGCCTCCACTCCTTTTCTGACCTCGCCAGCGACATCGCGGTGCTCTGGGGCATCCGCGCCGCAAAAAGGCCGCCCGATTATGACCATCACTACGGGCACCTTCGTTATGAAACAATCACCGCCCTTGGTGTTGGCATTTTGCTTGTCGTTGCCGCCTTATTCATCGCCTATGAAGCGCTCGTCACCATCAGTCAGCGCCCCGCCGCTCTGCGCAACTGGTTCCCATTCTATATCGCCCTCCTGTCGATTGTCCTAAAAGAAACATTATACTGGCTCACTCGTGCGATCGGCAAACGGTACCATAACCAGGCGTTAATCGCCAATGCCTGGCACCACCGTTCTGACGCCTTCTCCTCTATTGCCGCAGCAGCGGGCATTCTCGGTGCCCTGCTCGGTGGTGAAAAATGGTCCTTCCTTGACCACCTTACTGCCGTCCTCCTTTCTGCCTTTTTGGTGTACATCGGTATTCGTATTATCCGGGATTCGCTCCACAAACTTTCTGACCGTGCCCCGGACCAGCAAACTTTGACAAAAATTCGTGCGGCCATCAGCGCCATCCCCGGCGTTAAAAGTTTTCATGCCTTCCGTGCCCGTTCTGCCGGCTCCGGCAACAAAATTGAGATGGATGTCCATGTTCTCGTTGACCCGACAATAACTGTTCAAGCCGGACACGAAATCGCCACCCGGGTCGAAGAGCAAATCAAACTTGCCAACCCCGAGGTGACCAGTATCGTTGTCCACATTGAACCGGAACAGCGCGACGAAGCAAATTAA
- the rplS gene encoding 50S ribosomal protein L19 has protein sequence MARKPKNENQPPTATQQNSTVTLPEPGDLVDVHIRIKEGDKERIQIFRGTVIAVRGKGASKTFTVRRVSRGVGIERIFPINAPVIAKVDIRRKSKVRRAKLYYLRKKRGQEAVLKERKPGEKSRPQTVAQ, from the coding sequence ATGGCACGGAAGCCGAAAAATGAAAATCAACCGCCCACTGCAACGCAGCAAAACTCAACCGTAACACTACCCGAACCAGGTGACCTGGTTGATGTCCACATCCGGATAAAAGAAGGCGACAAAGAACGAATTCAAATATTTCGGGGCACAGTCATCGCCGTTCGTGGTAAAGGCGCCAGTAAAACCTTCACCGTACGCCGGGTCAGCCGCGGCGTGGGAATTGAACGCATCTTTCCCATTAATGCCCCGGTGATTGCAAAAGTTGACATCCGCCGCAAGAGCAAAGTCCGCCGGGCAAAACTGTACTACCTGCGCAAGAAACGTGGCCAAGAAGCGGTGCTCAAAGAACGCAAGCCCGGTGAAAAATCTCGACCGCAAACTGTGGCGCAATAA
- a CDS encoding PASTA domain-containing protein — translation MARAQTLADLLAERRVVPSPELENIFVSILDDLAHAHSQGRLHGDIKPKKIVQVEDGVWRLIDYGVSRVGTARYIAPEKAQRKSVDARADLYSLGVVLYEAATGKPPFEAELGADLIRAHIEQPPPAPRSIRPEITPELEKVILKALAKKPEERFQTAKDFRAALLAVIPKELEKKPAPITSEQPRPEPIKMTQPPRQTESTPAAAVSKSVMSTARPVSPPKAAPPVAAVPLPRERGRGPLVWIVLAGLILVAVGSWLIIGGQGKPIPDVQGVYQAEAQKKLEDAGFRVELAEDKDDTFALGKVAEQIPSAGTKMKKGGVVKLRLSTGLVSIPDVTGVAEAVARNQLLKIGLDSVVVVREYSDQYRTGVVIGIEPRAGAKLKPHTGVKLKVAAGRATCPACGAKREPGAQFCTRCGYRFED, via the coding sequence ATGGCGCGAGCGCAAACACTCGCTGATTTGCTTGCGGAACGACGGGTGGTTCCGAGCCCGGAGCTGGAAAATATTTTCGTTTCTATTCTTGACGACCTGGCGCATGCCCACAGCCAGGGCCGACTGCACGGTGACATTAAACCCAAAAAAATCGTTCAGGTTGAAGACGGGGTGTGGCGGTTGATTGATTATGGTGTATCCCGGGTCGGAACCGCTCGGTACATCGCTCCGGAAAAAGCACAGCGCAAGAGTGTTGATGCTCGGGCGGACCTTTATTCGTTGGGTGTGGTTCTCTACGAAGCGGCAACTGGAAAGCCACCTTTTGAGGCAGAACTGGGAGCGGATTTGATTCGGGCGCACATCGAACAACCGCCGCCTGCCCCTCGTTCCATTCGGCCGGAAATCACACCGGAGTTGGAAAAGGTTATCCTGAAGGCATTGGCGAAAAAACCTGAGGAGCGGTTTCAAACTGCGAAGGATTTTCGTGCCGCCCTGCTGGCGGTAATTCCTAAAGAGTTAGAAAAAAAACCGGCACCAATTACTTCGGAACAGCCACGCCCGGAACCAATTAAGATGACGCAGCCTCCTCGACAAACCGAGTCAACTCCTGCGGCTGCGGTGTCCAAGTCGGTCATGTCCACGGCGCGTCCCGTTTCACCGCCGAAAGCGGCACCTCCTGTTGCCGCCGTACCGCTGCCGCGGGAAAGAGGACGCGGTCCATTAGTATGGATTGTCCTGGCGGGGTTGATTTTGGTCGCGGTAGGTAGCTGGCTAATAATCGGCGGTCAGGGAAAACCGATTCCCGATGTGCAGGGTGTTTATCAGGCAGAGGCGCAGAAGAAGCTCGAGGATGCCGGTTTTCGGGTAGAACTGGCTGAAGATAAAGACGACACATTTGCGCTGGGTAAGGTGGCAGAGCAGATTCCATCTGCTGGTACCAAGATGAAAAAGGGTGGGGTGGTAAAGCTACGGTTGAGCACCGGGCTGGTTTCAATACCGGATGTAACTGGTGTTGCCGAAGCGGTTGCACGCAATCAATTGCTCAAGATAGGATTGGACAGTGTGGTTGTGGTGCGGGAGTACAGTGACCAGTATCGCACCGGGGTGGTGATTGGGATTGAACCCCGAGCCGGAGCAAAGTTAAAACCCCATACCGGTGTGAAGTTGAAAGTGGCAGCGGGCCGGGCTACCTGTCCTGCGTGTGGAGCAAAGCGCGAACCCGGCGCGCAATTTTGCACCCGGTGCGGTTACCGGTTTGAAGATTAA
- the trmD gene encoding tRNA (guanosine(37)-N1)-methyltransferase TrmD, translating to MKVHIITIFPEFFSGPLDCGPTRIAREKGVLEVHLVNPRDFTTDLHRTVDDYPFGGGAGMVMKPEPICKAVESVRTSDSRVILLSPQGKRFDQAMAHRLKELPHIVLICGRYKGVDERVRVLLVDEELSIGDYVLAGGEAAAVVVIEAIARLLPGAVGDEDSVATDSFAHGLLDAPLYTRPREFRGLVVPEVLVSGNHAAVAKWRREQALLATARRRPDLLSKVTLTLEDQEFLRKSLGKEFVYGTEAEK from the coding sequence GTGAAAGTCCATATCATAACCATTTTCCCGGAGTTCTTCTCCGGACCGCTTGATTGCGGCCCCACGAGAATTGCCCGGGAAAAAGGTGTCCTTGAAGTCCATCTGGTCAACCCCCGGGATTTCACCACCGATTTGCACCGCACGGTTGACGACTATCCGTTTGGCGGCGGTGCCGGAATGGTGATGAAACCAGAACCGATATGTAAGGCGGTCGAGTCGGTACGAACATCTGACTCCCGGGTAATCCTGCTTTCACCGCAGGGCAAAAGGTTTGACCAAGCAATGGCGCACCGGCTCAAAGAGCTACCCCATATTGTCCTTATCTGTGGACGCTACAAAGGGGTGGATGAACGCGTCCGGGTCTTGCTGGTTGACGAAGAACTGTCAATCGGCGACTATGTCCTTGCCGGTGGAGAAGCCGCGGCGGTGGTTGTCATTGAAGCCATTGCCCGACTTCTCCCCGGTGCCGTCGGTGACGAAGACTCGGTCGCAACCGACTCTTTCGCCCATGGTTTGCTTGACGCGCCGCTCTACACTCGCCCCCGGGAATTCCGGGGTCTTGTGGTTCCTGAGGTGCTCGTTTCGGGCAACCATGCTGCGGTGGCAAAATGGCGTCGCGAGCAAGCCCTGCTTGCTACCGCACGCCGCCGACCCGACCTGCTGAGTAAGGTAACCCTGACACTGGAAGACCAGGAGTTTCTCCGTAAATCTCTGGGAAAGGAGTTTGTCTATGGCACGGAAGCCGAAAAATGA
- a CDS encoding PEGA domain-containing protein: MSERRRNRRVGSRHAVTVLILTLIFLCTIAWAEKVCPNCGTVNRDDAKFCKKCGAKLPEPEYRPSLPALRVDIDVTGNSVRITSQPSGATVRVDDVERGTTPLEIDNLSVGKHTVEARYSGYRTYYGSFNITARLATLVITSDPVGAEIWIDGVYKGRTTETGLVVSKVPFGSRSILARYSGYEDATKLVEVSSSGPIGVLVKMGKGRGFLSVETKPTGAEVFANGRKIGVSNLLIGLAPDRYAVLCSKQGYVDWLGYAEVKMGETTYVRETLQRLPRRQLPVLIASIAFLAGGAGAAIMGEQSYGLYQNAATKEDAVNYRQETERWDMIRNVALGVGSLGIGMYFVVKW, encoded by the coding sequence ATGAGTGAGAGGCGAAGGAACAGACGAGTTGGTTCCCGGCATGCCGTGACCGTATTGATATTGACTTTGATTTTTTTGTGCACCATTGCCTGGGCGGAGAAGGTCTGTCCGAATTGCGGAACGGTTAATCGAGACGACGCCAAGTTCTGCAAAAAGTGTGGTGCGAAGTTGCCCGAGCCTGAATACAGGCCATCTTTGCCTGCGCTCCGAGTAGATATTGATGTTACCGGCAATAGTGTCCGGATAACTTCTCAACCTTCCGGGGCAACGGTAAGAGTCGATGATGTGGAGCGGGGCACGACCCCATTAGAAATCGACAATTTGAGTGTGGGTAAACATACGGTTGAGGCCCGTTATTCTGGATATCGAACATATTACGGGAGTTTTAATATCACCGCCCGATTGGCAACACTGGTGATTACTTCCGACCCGGTTGGTGCCGAGATATGGATTGATGGGGTTTACAAGGGCAGGACAACCGAGACCGGGCTGGTTGTTTCGAAGGTACCTTTTGGTTCCCGATCGATTTTAGCCCGCTATTCCGGTTATGAAGATGCAACAAAATTAGTTGAGGTCAGCAGCAGCGGCCCGATTGGAGTTCTGGTGAAGATGGGAAAGGGCCGGGGGTTTCTCAGCGTGGAAACAAAGCCGACCGGTGCCGAGGTTTTTGCCAACGGTAGAAAGATTGGGGTAAGTAATTTGCTGATTGGATTGGCACCAGACCGGTATGCGGTGCTGTGTTCAAAGCAAGGGTATGTTGACTGGCTGGGCTATGCCGAGGTAAAGATGGGCGAGACGACCTATGTTCGGGAGACACTGCAGCGTTTACCGCGACGACAGTTGCCGGTGTTAATTGCTAGCATCGCCTTTCTTGCTGGAGGTGCCGGTGCCGCTATAATGGGGGAGCAAAGTTATGGACTTTATCAAAATGCGGCGACAAAGGAAGATGCGGTCAATTACCGCCAGGAAACTGAGCGCTGGGATATGATTCGCAATGTTGCGCTGGGAGTTGGTTCGCTGGGCATTGGTATGTATTTTGTAGTTAAGTGGTGA
- a CDS encoding KH domain-containing protein: MKELIEYIAKALVDHPDRVEVKEIAGEKTLIYELRVGQGDLGKVIGKEGRTAKSIRAIISAAAMKQGKRAQLEILE, encoded by the coding sequence CTGAAGGAACTCATCGAATACATCGCGAAAGCCCTCGTTGACCATCCAGACCGTGTTGAGGTCAAAGAAATCGCAGGCGAAAAGACGCTGATTTACGAACTGCGGGTTGGTCAGGGCGACCTCGGCAAAGTAATCGGCAAAGAAGGTCGCACCGCCAAATCGATCCGGGCGATTATCTCAGCCGCTGCAATGAAGCAGGGTAAACGGGCACAACTGGAAATTCTCGAATAG
- a CDS encoding YraN family protein, producing MTQPNTRGKKSRQLGITGEQLAHRFLVNKGYRILTTNYRSPRGEIDLVCQDGDTVVFVEVKTRSSEKFGTPEESVTPLKQRRLQQLAQEYLIAHHLETQPVRFDVLTLLCSPGAIKIEHLIGAF from the coding sequence ATGACCCAACCCAATACCCGGGGTAAAAAATCCCGCCAACTGGGCATTACCGGTGAACAGCTCGCCCACCGCTTCTTGGTCAACAAGGGTTATCGTATTTTAACGACCAACTATCGCTCTCCCCGCGGCGAAATTGACCTTGTATGTCAGGATGGCGACACCGTTGTCTTTGTGGAAGTTAAAACTCGCTCTTCAGAAAAATTCGGCACCCCCGAGGAATCGGTTACACCGCTCAAACAGCGCCGTCTTCAGCAACTTGCCCAGGAGTATCTTATCGCTCACCACCTCGAAACCCAGCCCGTCCGGTTTGATGTTCTGACCCTGCTCTGCTCGCCGGGCGCAATTAAAATTGAACATCTAATCGGGGCATTCTGA